A genomic stretch from Synergistaceae bacterium DZ-S4 includes:
- a CDS encoding M48 family metallopeptidase, which yields MNDMVEGLSINSTDFEVRRSIRRRRISMGFDAEAGTFFIAAPAKLPQADIVRTIMPQFGRLMSSLISAAKRTALPHKYEDGEKFYYKGVEYPLKRVHPEKEASLSFREGIFFISESTSGNERKTFEAWYKRALYDEIRKILPEWTRRIKVNPAVVNIKTVRSVWGSCSAKGNLTFSTRLALVPSDLLEYVTAHELCHLRHMDHSASFWEELSVHMSDCKERRKKLRDQEYLYKWW from the coding sequence ATGAACGATATGGTGGAGGGTCTCAGCATAAATTCAACGGACTTCGAAGTCAGGCGCAGCATAAGGCGCAGGAGGATATCCATGGGATTCGACGCTGAAGCAGGAACTTTTTTTATTGCCGCCCCGGCAAAGCTCCCTCAGGCTGACATCGTCCGTACCATAATGCCGCAGTTCGGCCGCCTGATGAGCAGCTTAATTTCCGCCGCAAAACGGACCGCTCTTCCTCATAAGTATGAAGATGGTGAAAAATTTTACTACAAAGGGGTAGAATATCCTCTGAAACGCGTTCACCCGGAAAAGGAGGCATCCCTCTCTTTTCGGGAAGGTATCTTTTTCATCTCTGAAAGCACGTCGGGAAATGAGAGAAAAACATTTGAAGCATGGTACAAAAGGGCTCTTTATGACGAGATCCGCAAAATCCTTCCCGAATGGACCAGAAGGATAAAGGTCAACCCTGCAGTGGTAAACATAAAGACTGTCAGGTCTGTCTGGGGAAGCTGTTCAGCAAAGGGGAACCTGACTTTCTCAACAAGGCTGGCGCTTGTTCCTTCCGATCTCCTTGAATACGTCACTGCGCATGAACTGTGCCATCTGAGGCATATGGACCATTCGGCCTCATTCTGGGAAGAACTGTCGGTGCATATGTCAGACTGCAAAGAGAGAAGAAAAAAACTTAGAGATCAGGAATATCTGTACAAATGGTGGTAA